The following are from one region of the Dioscorea cayenensis subsp. rotundata cultivar TDr96_F1 unplaced genomic scaffold, TDr96_F1_v2_PseudoChromosome.rev07_lg8_w22 25.fasta BLBR01001405.1, whole genome shotgun sequence genome:
- the LOC120256360 gene encoding LOW QUALITY PROTEIN: receptor protein-tyrosine kinase CEPR1-like (The sequence of the model RefSeq protein was modified relative to this genomic sequence to represent the inferred CDS: inserted 3 bases in 2 codons; deleted 9 bases in 5 codons), with amino-acid sequence LPCSLAGDFPPGICSYLPKLRTLRLDNNHIHNGFPIDVLNCSFLEELNMSYSSLTGTLPDFSPLRYSLRSLDLSNNFFSGDFPTSVTNLSNIEVLNLNQNPGFPVWRLPESISMLSKLRILILSTTSLRGDIPPWIXKHDVTTDLELSGNLLTGSIPATLGKLHNLQFLELYYNRLTXVIPEELGNLSKLIDIDLSVNQLTGEIPEKLCELPELQVLQLYSNKLTGEIPMELSNSTTLTMLSIYRNSLSGRVPPMLGKFSGLIVLELSENQFSGELPAETCAGGQLLYFLTLGNFFSGTLPESLGSCLSLIRFRVNDNHLTGTIPESIFGLPHASIIDLGFNQLHGSIPKSIAGAKNLTGLFLQNNQISGAIPVEISLASGLVKIDLSNNKLSGPIPEEISSLSKLNQLSLQGNMLDSPIPSSLSSLKSLNVLNLSNNALSGEIPESLCQLLPNSLDFSNNRLSGQVPVPLLKEGLIESVSGNPGLCAPVHLNVTSDQLLLPLCPQLELAGSLNNVWIIGLCLMLSVFGIFTPGKRWISKWNQQEEQEGISSSSSFSYDVTSFHKLSFDQHEIVEALIDKNIVGHGGSGNLYKIELSNGEWVAVKTQGLAYLHHDLLFPIVHRDIKTSNILLDASFEPKVADFGIAKVLQARGHDYDSTTTVIAGTYGYLAPEYAYTFKATTKCDVYSFGVVLMELITGKKPSEPEFGENRDIIHWVSSKIANKEGETEVLDKRLSWSPFKDEMIQVLRIALRCTCSSPTLRPTMNEVVQLLIEADPFKSDAITSPSSKFKSAKNPT; translated from the exons CTTCCCTGCTCCCTCGCCGGAGACTTTCCTCCCGGCATCTGCTCCTACTTACCCAAACTCCGCACTCTCCGTCTAGATAACAATCATATCCATAATGGTTTTCCAATTGACGTCCTCAACTGCTCCTTCTTGGAAGAACTCAACATGTCTTACTCAAGCCTCACCGGAACTTTACCTGACTTCTCACCTCTCCGGTACTCCCTCCGCTCTCTTGACCTCTCCAACAATTTCTTTTCCGGTGACTTTCCGACGTCTGTCACTAATCTTTCCAATATAGAAGTCCTCAACCTCAACCAAAACCCGGGTTTCCCG GTTTGGAGGTTGCCGGAATCGATCTCGATGTTATCCAAGCTGAGAATTTTGATCCTCTCCACCACTTCTTTGAGAGGAGACATCCCGCCGTGGAT GAAACATGACGTCACCACCGACCTTGAGCTGAGCGGTAATCTCCTCACCGGTAGCATTCCGGCAACTCTTGGCAAGCTTCACAACCTTCAGTTTCTTGAACTCTACTACAACCGCCTCA GAGTTATCCCTGAGGAACTTGGCAACTTGTCCAAGCTTATTGATATAGACTTATCGGTGAATCAGTTAACCGGCGAGATACCGGAGAAGCTATGTGAGCTGCCGGAGCTTCAGGTCTTACAGCTT TACAGCAACAAACTCACCGGAGAAATACCAATGGAGCTCAGTAACTCAACTACACTCACAATGCTATCAATATACCGGAACTCGCTATCCGGTAGAGTGCCTCCGATGCTCGGAAAGTTCTCGGGACTTATCGTGCTTGAGCTTTCGGAGAACCAGTTTTCCGGTGAGCTTCCTGCTGAGACTTGTGCCGGAGGACAGCTTCTTTACTTCCTGACACTTGGAAACTTCTTTTCCGGCACTTTGCCGGAGTCTTTAGGATCTTGCCTTAGTCTCATTAGATTCAGAGTGAATGACAATCACCTCACTGGCACCATTCCTGAATCCATCTTTGGTCTACCGCATGCCTCCATTATTGATCTTGGCTTCAATCAACTCCATGGTTCTATTCCAAAAAGCATTGCTGGTGCCAAGAATTTGACTGGATTGTTCTTGCAAAACAATCAGATTTCAGGTGCAATTCCAGTTGAGATTTCTTTGGCTTCTGGATTGGTGAAGATTGATCTTAGTAACAACAAGTTGTCTGGACCCATCCCTGAAGAAATCTCAAGTTTGAGTAAACTCAATCAGCTGTCATTGCAAGGCAACATGCTTGATTCACCAATTCCTTCTTCACTCTCCTCCCTCAAGTCCCTCAATGTACTCAATCTTTCCAACAATGCTCTCTCTGGTGAGATTCCGGAAAGCCTGTGTCAGCTTCTTCCAAATTCTTTGGACTTCTCGAATAATCGGCTTTCCGGCCAGGTCCCGGTGCCTCTGCTTAAGGAAGGTTTGATAGAGAGTGTTTCCGGTAACCCAGGTTTATGTGCTCCTGTCCATCTCAATGTCACAAGTGATCaacttcttcttcctctttgccCGCAACTCGAGCTTGCTGGAAGC CTCAACAATGTTTGGATCATCGGTCTCTGCTTGATGCTATCGGTGTTTGGAATTTTTACTCCTGGCAAAAGA TGGATTAGTAAGTGGAACCAACAAGAGGAACAAGAGGGTatatcttcttcctcttctttttcttatgatgTTACGAGCTTTCATAAGCTTAGTTTCGATCAACATGAGATTGTCGAGGCTTTGATCGACAAGAACATAGTCGGACACGGTGGTTCAGGGAAC CTTTACAAGATAGAGCTAAGCAACGGGGAATGGGTGGCCGTAAAGA CGCAAGGTCTAGCTTACCTTCACCACGATCTCTTGTTTCCAATTGTTCACCGTGACATCAAAACATCGAACATTCTTCTCGACGCTTCATTCGAGCCCAAGGTTGCTGATTTCGGCATTGCAAAAGTCTTGCAAGCAAGAGGCCATGACTACGATTCCACCACCACGGTTATTGCTGGCACTTACGGCTACTTAGCTCCAG AATACGCGTACACATTCAAAGCGACAACAAAATGCGACGTTTATAGTTTCGGTGTCGTGTTGATGGAGTTGATCACGGGAAAAAAGCCGAGCGAGCCAGAGTTCGGCGAAAACAGAGACATCATTCATTGGGTGTCAAGTAAGATTGCAAACAAAGAAGGGGAAACAGAGGTGTTAGACAAGAGATTATCTTGGAGCCCTTTCAAGGATGAAATGATTCAAGTTCTTAGGATTGCATTAAGATGCACCTGCAGCAGCCCAACTCTGCGCCCAACCATGAATGAAGTTGTTCAACTCTTAATTGAAGCTGATCCATTCAAGTCTGATGCCATTACCTCACCATCATCCAAGTTCAAGTCGGCGAAAAACCCGACGTAA